One stretch of Candida orthopsilosis Co 90-125, chromosome 3 draft sequence DNA includes these proteins:
- a CDS encoding Nup85 protein (S. cerevisiae homolog NUP85 has role in mRNA export from nucleus, nuclear envelope organization localizes to Nup107-160 complex): MSGLVDMNRDFKDIEMLDIPVEDDDDVDTTISSSETEGIVSDSPTSNEQVDKTSNYKEPLSDASTSSSLSNYFSSNTEYVPLSQYLDTDDVLSFHFDQDRYRASLEKQTPLDQKYITYVESDFRTVQKLAVNLKSAEDESLFQPIGVITSQNEMPQYSKSQIIDDAYDSIVDHLKSAFADKTEISNGDELGGKFNYLLITLECLRAACFNSDVRRVPELIVKWVNKFDPQPSPELIDEVMTTTPQPYAHPLFWNTLVSKTVCRGLFDQSYNILEHSQYKDLEGSEDDLFLAISNLKTLLSSYTPMALKGQFPQWKLSACQFRDDLALINISTTDDSARNFYQIMQSQIYDIACILTGFSRTIADYCENWYELYLAYSLYQIRDDESVYSEYFQQALKEQPPVFSSDQNECSDYDRLTESCLLKILEGRLLKALESIFNLDPATAAYVSLLLEYKGYLDSYYSNDIHRGNNLRDLFNKKKISEYFLLHHAYNCLNIHPLVPVGIGLLSDKRLNPSSKARERNKRIIAHFLPKYEIVFDGDQEWALTVCADLHLVSTAKDIYYQAGLRAFNRGFLYEALANFVDCYDPDKTSGAYHKEGLQQIQYIVWDVIFTDCIICNKPIQDELINNIVDQKVDLVIHPMIQQCISPYAVLKEFYDSLKAGRSDSSLLISKIVHLLNFNFLPEKFKPLLLCQFLPFLEGKSKLRQPDLFTIIELIEDYENDTNEQNKKDGEKLYAASVSHKEEEQLESYDWRRSSRIPNKFSEMIKLLRHQLTIQIGQNFIE; encoded by the coding sequence ATGAGTGGATTGGTAGACATGAATCGGGATTTTAAAGACATAGAAATGTTGGATATCCCAGTAGAGGATGACGACGATGTGGACACCACAATTTCCTCTTCAGAGACTGAGGGAATTGTCTCAGACTCGCCAACATCGAACGAACAAGTTGACAAGACTTCAAATTACAAAGAACCACTCTCAGATGCATCCACAAGTTCCTCGCTTTCGAACTACTTCTCCAGTAATACGGAATACGTGCCTTTATCCCAGTATTTAGACACAGATGATGTTCTTCTGTTCCATTTTGATCAAGACAGATATCGTGCCAGTTTGGAGAAACAAACACCTTTGGACCAAAAGTACATTACATATGTTGAATCGGACTTCAGGACAGTGCAAAAATTGGCGGTAAACTTGAAACTGGCAGAAGACGAGAGTTTGTTTCAACCTATCGGTGTGATTACTAGTCAGAATGAGATGCCgcaatattcaaaatcacAGATAATCGACGATGCGtatgattcaattgtggACCATTTGAAATCCGCCTTTGCCGATAAAACAGAAATTTCCAATGGTGATGAGTTGGGTGGCAAGTTCAACTACTTGTTGATTACATTAGAATGTTTGAGAGCCGCTTGTTTTAACAGTGATGTTAGAAGAGTCCCAGAACTTATTGTGAAGTGGGTAAACAAGTTCGATCCTCAGCCATCACcggaattgattgatgagGTAATGACTACCACTCCTCAACCCTATGCCCACCCATTGTTTTGGAATACGTTAGTTTCAAAGACCGTTTGTAGAGGCTTGTTTGATCAACTGTACAACATTCTCGAGCACTCCCAGTATAAAGATCTCGAAGGAAGTGAGGATGATTTATTCCTAGCtatatcaaatttgaaaactttaCTTTCAAGCTATACACCCATGGCACTAAAGGGTCAGTTTCCCCAATGGAAATTATCAGCCTGTCAATTCCGAGACGATTTAGCTTTGATTAATATCTCAACTACCGATGATTCAGCAAGAaacttttatcaaataatgCAAAGTCAAATATACGATATTGCATGTATATTGACCGGGTTTTCACGAACTATAGCTGACTATTGTGAAAATTGGTATGAATTATATTTGGCTTATTCGTTATACCAAATCCGTGACGATGAGAGCGTGTATTCGGAATATTTCCAACAAGCTTTGAAAGAGCAACCGCCTGTATTCAGTTCAGACCAAAACGAGTGTTCAGATTATGACCGGTTGACAGAGTCttgtcttttgaaaatattggaAGGACGACTTTTGAAAGCTCTTGAAagtattttcaatttagaCCCAGCTACTGCGGCATATgtttctttgcttttggAATACAAAGGGTATTTGGATCTGTATTATTCAAATGATATCCACAGAGGCAATAACTTGAGGGACTTGttcaataaaaagaaaatttcGGAGTACTTCTTGTTACACCATGCTTACAATTGCTTGAATATTCACCCTCTTGTACCGGTTGGTATTGGTCTTCTATCTGACAAGCGGCTCAATCCGTCATCAAAGGCCAGGGAGAGAAATAAGCGAATAATTGCTCATTTTCTCCCTAAATATGAAATCGTTTTTGATGGTGATCAGGAGTGGGCTTTGACTGTATGTGCCGATTTACACTTGGTTTCAACTGCAAAAGACATCTACTATCAGGCTGGTCTTCGTGCCTTTAATCGGGGCTTTTTGTACGAGGCATTAGCAAATTTTGTGGACTGTTATGATCCCGATAAAACATCAGGGGCATACCACAAAGAAGGattacaacaaattcaGTACATAGTGTGGGATGTGATATTTACGGACTGCATTATATGCAACAAACCGATCCAAGACGAActaatcaacaatattgtCGACCAAAAAGTTGACTTAGTTATTCATCCAATGATACAGCAATGTATTTCACCTTATGCAGTATTGAAGGAGTTTTACGATTCGTTGAAAGCTGGAAGGTCAGATTCATCGTTGTTGATTTCGAAGATTGTtcatcttttgaatttcaattttttgccAGAGAAATTTAAGCCTTTATTATTGTGCCaatttcttccttttttAGAGGGTAAATCAAAGCTACGTCAACCTGACTTATTCACaatcattgaattgattgaagacTACGAGAATGACACCAACGAACAGAATAAAAAGGATGGGGAAAAACTATACGCCGCTTCGGTAAGCCACAAGGAGGAAGAACAATTGGAACTGTATGACTGGAGGAGGTCTTCGAGAATTCCTAACAAATTCAGTGAAATGATCAAGCTATTAAGACACCAGTtgacaattcaaattgggcAAAATTTTATAGAGTAG
- a CDS encoding Rip1 ubiquinol cytochrome c-reductase, with product MSSLAVRSLKNGLGLKNSIRTLSSTSSQLSNYQQPDFSSYLNHKSPQGSRNFTYFMVGSMGLLSAAGAKSTVESFLSSFAASADVLAMAKVEVKLGAIPLGKNVIVKWQGKPVFIRHRTPEEIEEAEEVDVSKLRDPQKDADRVKKPEWLVMLGICTHLGCVPIGEAGDFGGWFCPCHGSHYDISGRIRKGPAPLNLEVPEYSFPDDDTLTVG from the exons ATGTCATCACTCGCAGTGAgatcattgaaaaatggtttGGGTTTGAAAA ACTCAATCAGAACTTTATCTTCTACGTCATCCCAATTGTCTAACTATCAACAACCTGACTTTTCCTCATACTTAAACCACAAGAGCCCACAAGGCAGCAGAAATTTTACCTACTTCATGGTTGGTTCTATGGGTTTGTTGTCTGCTGCTGGTGCAAAGTCCACAGTCGAGTCATTCCTTTCGTCATTTGCTGCATCCGCTGATGTTTTGGCTATGGCCAAGGTTGAAGTCAAATTGGGTGCCATCCCATTGGGTAAAAATGTCATTGTTAAATGGCAAGGTAAACCAGTCTTCATTAGACATAGAACTccagaagaaattgaagaagccGAAGAAGTTGACGTATCAAAATTGAGAGATCCACAAAAAGATGCAGACCGTGTCAAGAAACCAGAATGGTTAGTCATGTTGGGTATTTGTACACATTTGGGTTGTGTTCCAATTGGTGAAGCAGGTGATTTCGGTGGTTGGTTCTGTCCATGTCATGGTTCCCATTATGATATCTCAGGAAGAATAAGAAAAGGACCAGCACCTTTGAACTTGGAAGTGCCTGAATACAGTTTCCCTGATGACGATACATTGACTGTTGGTTGA
- a CDS encoding Cup5 proteolipid subunit of the vacuolar H(+)-ATPase V0 sector, with translation MSDLCPVYAPFFGSIGCASAIIFTCFGASYGTAKSGVGICATCVTRPDLLVKNVVPVVMAGIISFFGLVVSVLVSDSLAQKQALYTGFIQLGAGLSVGLSGLAAGFAIGIVGDAGVRGTAQQPRLFVGMILILIFAEVLGLYGLIVALLLNSRASQDVTC, from the exons atgTCAGATTTGTG TCCTGTTTATGCACCATTTTTTGGTTCCATCGGCTGTGCGTCCGCCATCATTTTCACCTGTTTTGGTGCATCTTACGGTACAGCTAAATCCGGTGTCGGTATTTGTGCTACCTGTGTAACTAGACCTGACTTGTTGGTCAAGAATGTTGTTCCAGTTGTTATGGCAGGtattatttctttttttggaTTGGTTGTGTCTGTTTTGGTGAGTGATTCTTTAGCTCAAAAGCAAGCATTGTACACAGGATTCATCCAACTAGGAGCTGGGTTGTCAGTTGGATTATCCGGTTTGGCAGCAGGATTTGCCATTGGTATCGTTGGAGATGCTGGTGTTAGAGGTACTGCTCAACAACCAAGATTATTCGTCggaatgattttgattttgattttcgCTGAAGTTTTGGGTTTGTATGGTTTGATTGTtgctttgttgttgaattcaagGGCTTCTCAAGATGTCACTTGCTAA
- a CDS encoding U3 snoRNP protein — translation MSAPNPKAFPLADSALTQQILDVVQQSQNLRQLKKGANEATKTLNRGISEFIIMAADTEPIEILLHLPLLCEDKNVPYVFVPSKAALGRACGVSRPVIAASVTTNDASSIKNQIYGIKDKIETLLI, via the coding sequence ATGTCAGCACCAAACCCAAAAGCCTTTCCGTTAGCTGATTCCGCTTtaactcaacaaattttggaCGTTGTTCAACAATCTCAAAATCTTagacaattgaagaaaggTGCTAATGAAGCCACCAAGACTTTGAACAGAGGTATTTCCGAGTTTATTATTATGGCTGCTGATACagaaccaattgaaatcttgTTGCACTTGCCATTACTTTGTGAGGATAAAAACGTACCTTATGTTTTCGTTCCAAGCAAGGCCGCTTTAGGAAGAGCTTGTGGTGTTTCTAGACCAGTCATTGCTGCATCAGTTACCACCAATGACGCTTCATCTATCAAGAACCAAATCTACGGTATCAAAGATAAGATCGAGACCTTGTTGATCTAA